In the Pelorhabdus rhamnosifermentans genome, TTACTGGGCGTTTTGTGGTCCTATGATGGCTGGATCAATACTTGTACATTAGGGGCGGAAGTGGAGAATTCACCGAAGAATTTGCCCCGGGCTATCATTGGTGGGTTGCTTTTTGTGATCGTTGTTTATATTGCATTTAATTTGGCGATATTTAACGTTGTACCAACCTCAGAGATGCTGGCGAGCAATAAAATTGGTGTCGATGTTAGTGTAAGACTCTTTGGAGCAGGCGGAACGGCTTTTATTACGGCAGGTATGATTGTTTCTATTTTTGGGGCGCTTAATGCTCAAATGACTTGTGGAACTCGTATTGCTTTGGCTATGGGACAAAACAGAGTTCTTCCAGCCGGGAAAATTTTGGGAACCATTCATCCAAAACTTAGAACGCCGATCCATGCTCTCCTTTTTCAGACCTTATTGTGTATCGGGTTTATATTAACTGGATCTTTTGATTCTTTAACAGACTTAACGATTTTTGCTATCTGGATTTTCTTTACGTTAGGGATTTACGGTATCTTCATTCTTAGAAAGAAAATGCCGCGTGATGAAAATTTATACAAGGTACCGCTATATCCGCTCACACCGATTCTCGGTATGTTGGGTGGCGTTTATCTGCTATATAGTACCGTCAAGGATTCATTCCAGGGGGCGATGCTGGGTATTGTTCTTACCTTAATTGGTTTGCCTGTTTACTATTATTGCAAGCATAAAAACAAAAAAGATTTGAATCGAGTTCTATAATACTGCTTTTATGATACACGTCTGAGCGA is a window encoding:
- a CDS encoding APC family permease; protein product: MSEQGLKRNIKMFEAMIFVIGFVIGSGVFLKPTVVLNNMGSSAGALSIWIIGGLITLCASLTICEIAAYIPKLGGLYTYLCELYGDVYGYLYGWTEAIIASPGGSAAMAIAIATFSTFFVPMSPVQQKLFAILMVLVVVTAQIISTKCGVYLQSLATVGKLIPIGAIIVYGLMNGTAHDVSFTPVAATGSGIGVALLGVLWSYDGWINTCTLGAEVENSPKNLPRAIIGGLLFVIVVYIAFNLAIFNVVPTSEMLASNKIGVDVSVRLFGAGGTAFITAGMIVSIFGALNAQMTCGTRIALAMGQNRVLPAGKILGTIHPKLRTPIHALLFQTLLCIGFILTGSFDSLTDLTIFAIWIFFTLGIYGIFILRKKMPRDENLYKVPLYPLTPILGMLGGVYLLYSTVKDSFQGAMLGIVLTLIGLPVYYYCKHKNKKDLNRVL